The sequence CGCCATGGTCATCTGGACTTCAGACACGGTTGGGATTGCGAGACCGGATGCGGACGGATTTGGTGTGGGATCGTACTTGGACGAAGCCCAAGTATCTACCAAGCAGGAGTCGATGCCGACTCCGCCATCGCTCACGGAAATCATCCCACGAATCGAGATGCTTGTCGAAGGCGGCCGACATCTCGAACTATGGGACGCAAAACCAGAGTGCGTGAAAACCTCGTTGCTCAACACGTGCGAGCAGAATGTTGACCATATAATCATTACTTTTCCCCGGTGTTTTTCTTGGGATGATGAACAGGTTGTCTGCGCGCGTCAATGGCTGCGTGAGTCTCAGCCGCAAAACAATGCGGACTATTGTGGACGGGCGCGGGGTTGAGATTGTTTTGAGGGGCATAGCCATAACTGCATCCACGGCAGAGAACCCTCGTCGATGCGAGAACAATCACTTTGATACGGTCCACCCTGAATGGCACGTCGGCGGTTTAAGCGGAGGCCAGCAAGTTCCGGGCCGTGCGGTCTGGTTCGGCCCAGGAGCGACTGGCTCGGCGTTGGGAGCCGGTCGTGCAAGGGCCGACGAGTTTTCTGTGCCCTTTCACATTGACATACCGATGGGCTTGGTTCAAGCTCGGCGCGACCGTATTATCGTTGTGGCTGCGAGCGCGATCTTTGGTTCAACACATCGCCCTGACGTAGTACGCCGGGTCGAGACTGAAGTACTCCAGCTTACGCTATCGAACCTTCAGTCGAACGAAGTGAAAATTCCTTTGTGGAGATAGACAGTTTGGACAACGCGTTGCATCTATGGTCCAATGGACACCCATCGGATAACATATGTTGTATTATTAGATATGTATTCTGGCAATGTTTTTAGTATGGCATATCTCTTGTACGGTCTCGAGCACTCACATTTTAATTATTACATGTAAATCTCTGGATACTTGTGCATGAGTTCGACAAGCTGGTCTACTACTTCGAGGTCTATGTTGTCTCCCTGAGGGAACACTTCAGATGCCACCATTCGTTGAGCATCGACGACTTTGCCAAGGATTTCGACGTAGTTGTCATTGCCAGGTCGGCTCTGCGCATAATGTTAGAATTAAGCTTGAAAATGGCGGCAATGACACTACTTGCCGTAGTAAGTTTGACCTCTACTTGTCCCCCATC comes from Rhizoctonia solani chromosome 4, complete sequence and encodes:
- a CDS encoding replication factor A domain-containing protein codes for the protein MESGNPRINSARMSQYVGRHVRLTCKIIKAQGENIIVQASDGGQVEVKLTTASSSRPGNDNYVEILGKVVDAQRMVASEVFPQGDNIDLEVVDQLVELMHKYPEIYM
- a CDS encoding ubiquitin-conjugating enzyme; translated protein: MALKRINKELIDLGRDPPSSCSAGPSGDNMFNWTATIMGPGDSPYAGGVFFLTIQFPTDYPFKPPKVSFTTKIYHPNINANGSICLDILRDQWSPALTISKVLLSICSMLTDPNPDDPLVPDIAHLYKTNRAQYEATAREWTRKRPLKRTESFGKGGNALIPAISMHESLLAPKVPSRFCRDRIGPANIPVFSPAHEVTDNVGPDFDTVGIARPDADGFGVGSYLDEAQVSTKQESMPTPPSLTEIIPRIEMLVEGGRHLELWDAKPELSARVNGCVSLSRKTMRTIVDGRGVEIVLRGIAITASTAENPRRCENNHFDTVHPEWHVGGLSGGQQVPGRAVWFGPGATGSALGAGRARADEFSVPFHIDIPMGLVQARRDRIIVVAASAIFGSTHRPDVVRRVETEVLQLTLSNLQSNEVKIPLWR